One window from the genome of Breoghania sp. L-A4 encodes:
- a CDS encoding non-ribosomal peptide synthetase, translated as MGLASRFGISTDLGQLHTLDDLLAAAGAAGTARSVSNDPAAPSTEPQETGTPMPLADAQALFLLGHHLIDSSSLCSWLRLEGPLDRDRLARAWQRMVNDNPGLRIIATLPPGAARLGETQSRLLTGVSVPPIPVTDLSARTLDAQDAALHDAFEEGLNREWDLGQWPLHQIALFDLGHDRHALFLTNEHFISDGIGNQLILATLLRTYAALGGAGAMPDALNDDAFRDIQRRLKEHGERQDAPASGGAPYGWMPEGAEIRSHRPHFSVSVHETSRDDTAALERAAFSLGGTLNALLILALGRAAARTEPAGAVAIQMPTSGRAVADIDAGRIIGCYAQNLPVDLGSELIDAPWAQALPSFANQINGLLAAEEDWRVTASLAATILSDVPVEHARVPERMRPMFRSKLRSNLYAPFIGDTGIAGSYGDLTVAAYRAGTVNGAATIDVLHEIFDGRLHGSWNFDANSFPPDAIAALRTAFEEELAAARAAAAGLTPTPGGSRRKAAQDIPPILVQAAQAVLGEPLPEGAGTRDLSEIGIDSLRKVRMLTHLPPEIRRDADKRRALIGATTLSGMAEALGIEDAWGGHPLPINAILEQMKTRPEAAAVTGPDGTFTYGELDVTSARIAALLRDKGVRPGDRVGLLFERGRGFVATMLGALRAGAAYVPIDPAYPPDRMAYIAEHARLAALATSPDLASWAGGLTGNTPDTVVVVIDDAALSGDLPDDFVTHTPAPEDLMVILYTSGSTGRPKGVALDHAGYANRLAWHQKQFLLQPGESVAHKTSVCFDISVWELFWPLMQGGILTAIGTDHVRDPWAQAQIIRERPISVMHFVPSMFEEFIAALEVEHDAGEDIAFPDLRWVVLSGEALPMPVVRRWFTLLGENAPPLANLYGPTEASIDVTCAVISSMPAETEARISIGAAIDGVQLYVLDDDARPLGDGETGELCIGGVQLAHGYFNQPDLTDKAFIPFTDSALVGDKVYRTGDLVRRGADGRFDYLGRKDSQVKIRGHRIELGEIEAVLGETPGVRQAAVVVEQRNGINSLLIAHIAPESADPGAALAHCSGKLPVYMVPNQIHVHAQLPVTPNGKLDRKALMKKPESAPVAEFASAPLAPAQRWLVQHFPAPYRWWGTAGSTSTACSTRR; from the coding sequence ATGGGGCTGGCGAGCCGCTTCGGCATTTCCACCGATCTCGGCCAATTGCACACGCTGGACGACCTGCTTGCGGCCGCCGGCGCTGCTGGAACAGCAAGAAGCGTATCCAACGATCCCGCCGCCCCATCGACAGAACCGCAGGAAACCGGCACGCCGATGCCGCTCGCCGATGCCCAGGCGCTGTTCCTGCTCGGCCACCACCTGATCGATTCAAGCTCGTTGTGCAGCTGGCTGCGGCTCGAAGGCCCGCTGGACCGCGACCGGCTCGCCCGCGCCTGGCAGCGCATGGTCAACGACAATCCCGGCCTGCGCATCATCGCCACGCTGCCCCCCGGCGCGGCAAGGCTCGGGGAAACGCAAAGCCGCCTGCTCACCGGCGTCAGCGTTCCGCCGATCCCCGTGACCGATCTCTCGGCCCGCACGCTCGATGCGCAGGACGCGGCGCTTCACGACGCCTTCGAGGAGGGTCTCAACCGCGAATGGGACCTCGGCCAATGGCCGCTGCACCAGATCGCGCTCTTTGACCTGGGCCACGACCGCCACGCGCTGTTCCTCACCAATGAGCATTTCATTTCAGACGGCATCGGCAACCAGTTGATCCTCGCCACGCTGCTGCGGACCTACGCGGCGCTCGGTGGCGCGGGCGCGATGCCGGATGCTTTGAATGATGACGCCTTCCGCGACATCCAGCGGAGGCTCAAGGAGCACGGAGAACGACAAGACGCACCGGCAAGCGGTGGCGCGCCCTACGGATGGATGCCCGAGGGCGCGGAAATCCGCAGCCATCGCCCGCATTTCTCGGTCTCGGTGCATGAAACCAGCCGCGACGACACCGCCGCGCTGGAACGCGCGGCATTCAGCCTCGGCGGCACGCTCAACGCGCTGCTGATCCTGGCGCTGGGCCGCGCCGCTGCCCGCACCGAGCCCGCCGGCGCCGTCGCCATCCAGATGCCGACCAGCGGCCGCGCGGTGGCAGACATCGATGCCGGACGCATCATCGGCTGCTACGCCCAGAACCTGCCCGTGGATCTGGGCTCCGAGCTCATCGACGCGCCCTGGGCGCAGGCGCTGCCCTCATTCGCCAATCAGATCAACGGCCTGCTGGCGGCGGAGGAAGACTGGCGCGTGACCGCCAGCCTCGCTGCGACGATCCTCTCCGACGTTCCGGTGGAGCACGCCCGCGTGCCCGAGCGCATGCGGCCGATGTTCCGCTCGAAACTGCGCTCCAACCTCTATGCGCCCTTCATCGGCGACACCGGCATCGCGGGTTCCTATGGCGATCTCACGGTCGCCGCCTATCGCGCCGGCACCGTCAATGGCGCCGCCACGATCGACGTGCTGCACGAGATTTTCGACGGGCGGCTGCACGGCTCTTGGAATTTCGACGCCAACAGTTTCCCGCCCGACGCCATCGCCGCGCTGCGCACCGCATTTGAGGAGGAACTCGCCGCCGCCCGCGCGGCCGCGGCCGGTCTCACACCAACGCCAGGGGGCTCACGGCGCAAGGCGGCACAGGACATCCCGCCGATCCTTGTTCAGGCGGCGCAAGCCGTGCTCGGCGAGCCGCTGCCCGAGGGCGCGGGCACCCGCGATCTGTCGGAAATCGGCATCGATTCCCTGCGCAAGGTGCGCATGCTGACCCATCTGCCGCCGGAAATCCGCCGCGACGCGGACAAGCGCCGCGCGCTCATCGGCGCGACCACCCTGTCCGGCATGGCCGAGGCGCTCGGGATCGAAGACGCATGGGGTGGCCACCCCCTGCCGATCAACGCGATCCTCGAGCAGATGAAAACACGGCCCGAGGCCGCCGCCGTCACAGGTCCCGATGGCACCTTCACCTATGGCGAACTCGACGTGACCTCCGCGCGGATTGCGGCATTGCTGCGCGACAAGGGCGTGCGGCCCGGCGACCGGGTGGGCCTCTTGTTCGAGCGCGGCCGCGGCTTCGTCGCCACCATGCTGGGAGCCTTGCGCGCGGGTGCGGCCTACGTGCCCATCGACCCTGCCTACCCGCCCGACCGCATGGCCTATATCGCCGAGCACGCGCGGCTCGCGGCGCTCGCCACCTCGCCGGATCTGGCGAGCTGGGCCGGAGGGCTGACCGGCAACACGCCGGACACCGTCGTCGTGGTGATCGATGACGCGGCACTATCGGGCGATTTGCCCGACGACTTTGTGACGCACACGCCGGCGCCCGAGGACCTGATGGTGATCCTCTACACCTCCGGCTCCACCGGCCGGCCCAAGGGCGTGGCGCTGGATCACGCCGGTTACGCCAACCGCCTGGCCTGGCACCAGAAACAGTTTTTGCTGCAGCCAGGCGAAAGCGTCGCGCACAAGACCTCCGTGTGCTTCGACATATCCGTTTGGGAGCTTTTCTGGCCGCTGATGCAGGGCGGCATTCTCACCGCCATCGGCACAGACCACGTGCGCGATCCCTGGGCGCAGGCGCAGATCATCCGCGAGCGGCCCATTTCCGTCATGCATTTCGTGCCCTCGATGTTCGAAGAGTTCATCGCGGCACTGGAAGTGGAGCATGACGCGGGCGAGGATATCGCCTTCCCCGACCTGCGCTGGGTGGTGCTTTCCGGCGAAGCCCTGCCGATGCCGGTGGTGCGGCGCTGGTTCACGCTGCTTGGCGAGAATGCGCCGCCATTGGCCAATCTCTATGGCCCGACCGAAGCCTCGATCGACGTCACCTGCGCGGTGATCTCAAGCATGCCGGCTGAGACGGAGGCGAGGATATCCATCGGCGCGGCGATCGACGGAGTGCAACTCTATGTGCTCGACGACGACGCCAGACCGCTGGGCGACGGCGAGACTGGCGAGCTGTGCATCGGCGGCGTGCAGCTCGCGCACGGCTATTTCAATCAGCCTGACCTCACGGACAAGGCCTTCATTCCATTCACGGATTCCGCGCTCGTCGGCGACAAGGTCTATCGCACGGGCGATCTGGTGCGGCGCGGAGCCGACGGCCGTTTCGACTATCTCGGCCGCAAGGACAGCCAGGTAAAAATCCGCGGCCACCGCATCGAACTGGGGGAAATCGAGGCCGTTCTCGGCGAGACCCCGGGCGTCCGCCAGGCGGCGGTCGTGGTGGAACAACGCAATGGAATCAACAGCTTGCTGATCGCGCATATCGCGCCTGAAAGCGCGGATCCCGGGGCGGCATTGGCGCATTGCAGCGGCAAGCTGCCGGTCTACATGGTCCCGAACCAGATCCATGTGCACGCGCAATTGCCCGTGACGCCGAACGGCAAGCTAGACCGCAAGGCCTTAATGAAAAAGCCAGAATCCGCACCCGTCGCGGAGTTCGCGTCCGCCCCGCTGGCCCCCGCGCAACGCTGGCTGGTGCAGCATTTCCCGGCACCCTACCGGTGGTGGGGTACAGCCGGTTCCACGTCCACCGCGTGCTCGACGAGGCGCTGA
- a CDS encoding condensation domain-containing protein, producing MDTDRAFWGKAVAESTGFTLAPDHPDAANREDDTRTIERILPADLTRALRTETRRRLGLALYPVLCGPLYQALAQMAGGNKAVLSHRMTGRCTLGALDVTESVGNFAVHFPLPLATDHLDADDLCRAVAAQLASVPHAGASYDWFGKTLGDSAYPDDCLTPLRVNYLGVLPPDEHGVFRFAREHHNQRLAPPEQIRSAELELHLAVSDDRLSLRLSYAQARWDAARLEALIDDYLRRLEALAKTPDA from the coding sequence CTGGATACAGATCGCGCGTTCTGGGGCAAGGCGGTTGCCGAGAGCACGGGATTCACGCTCGCCCCCGACCATCCGGATGCCGCGAACCGCGAGGACGACACGAGGACGATCGAGCGGATCCTGCCGGCGGATCTCACCAGGGCCCTGCGGACAGAGACCCGGCGCAGGCTCGGGCTCGCGCTGTATCCGGTTCTGTGCGGGCCGCTTTACCAGGCTCTGGCGCAAATGGCGGGCGGCAACAAGGCGGTGCTGAGCCACCGCATGACCGGACGGTGCACCCTAGGAGCGCTCGACGTTACCGAAAGCGTCGGCAACTTCGCTGTGCACTTCCCGTTGCCGCTGGCAACCGACCATCTGGATGCCGACGATCTGTGCCGTGCTGTCGCCGCACAGCTTGCCAGCGTGCCGCACGCCGGGGCGAGCTACGACTGGTTCGGCAAAACCCTGGGCGATAGCGCCTACCCGGACGATTGCCTGACGCCGCTGCGCGTCAACTATCTGGGCGTGCTGCCGCCGGATGAGCACGGCGTCTTCCGCTTCGCGCGCGAACACCACAACCAGCGGCTGGCGCCGCCGGAGCAGATCCGCAGCGCAGAACTGGAATTGCATCTGGCTGTGAGCGACGACCGGTTGAGCCTGCGGCTGTCCTACGCGCAGGCCCGCTGGGACGCCGCGCGGCTGGAGGCGCTGATCGACGACTATCTGCGCCGGCTCGAGGCGCTCGCGAAGACACCCGACGCGTAG
- a CDS encoding acyltransferase domain-containing protein: protein MTATVLLFAGQGCQFPRMGETLFTADAAYRETMFAADRIVRGLGEPSPIERMFSADASWCEDLTVSHPAIFACEWALYRSFAAQGGVADAVLGVSLGEYTALAAAGVYDFKDLLALVVTQARLATELMPEGGLLTVLADRGVLIRHPDAFTGCTLAGTGYARHFTVAGDATAIERCAGRLSERGVPVARLPVPRAFHSQAVFPLQQPFSQGLRKLPPPRPMTLPVYSAATGSRLAPFDPTHLWQLVRDPIDFPAVLKAVDQDFHDARYIDASPSGTLATLISYGDDPGRAARTESLMKPAGRPAVPRAVTTAATA, encoded by the coding sequence ATGACCGCGACCGTCCTGTTGTTCGCCGGTCAGGGCTGCCAGTTTCCGCGCATGGGCGAGACGCTGTTCACAGCGGACGCCGCCTATCGCGAAACCATGTTCGCCGCCGACAGGATCGTGCGCGGGCTGGGCGAGCCGTCACCGATTGAGCGGATGTTCAGCGCCGACGCCTCCTGGTGCGAGGATCTGACCGTCAGCCACCCGGCGATCTTCGCCTGCGAATGGGCGCTGTACCGCAGCTTCGCCGCGCAAGGCGGCGTGGCGGACGCGGTGCTCGGCGTCAGCCTGGGCGAATACACGGCGCTCGCCGCCGCCGGCGTCTACGACTTCAAGGATCTCCTGGCACTGGTCGTCACCCAGGCGCGGCTCGCAACCGAGCTGATGCCCGAGGGCGGCCTGCTGACGGTGCTGGCCGATCGCGGCGTGCTCATTCGCCATCCCGACGCCTTCACGGGCTGCACGCTGGCCGGCACCGGCTACGCCCGGCATTTCACGGTCGCGGGCGACGCCACCGCCATCGAGCGCTGCGCGGGCCGGCTGTCGGAGCGCGGCGTGCCGGTCGCGCGTCTTCCCGTGCCACGGGCGTTTCATTCACAGGCGGTATTTCCCCTGCAGCAACCATTCTCGCAGGGCCTGCGCAAGCTGCCGCCGCCGCGGCCAATGACCCTCCCCGTCTACAGCGCCGCGACCGGCTCCCGGCTGGCGCCCTTCGACCCCACACATCTGTGGCAACTGGTGCGCGATCCGATCGATTTCCCGGCGGTTCTCAAAGCCGTCGACCAGGATTTCCATGACGCCCGCTACATCGATGCGAGTCCCAGCGGCACCCTCGCCACCCTGATCTCCTACGGCGACGACCCGGGCCGCGCCGCGCGGACGGAGAGCCTGATGAAGCCAGCGGGCCGACCCGCTGTCCCCCGCGCCGTTACCACGGCCGCGACTGCCTGA
- a CDS encoding HlyD family type I secretion periplasmic adaptor subunit — translation MDRGPSDRVAASLRRNLLVGGVLVVLLLGGVGGWAATARIGGAVIASGSVVVQSNAKRVQHQEGGIVGEILVEAGDSVEAGDLLVRLDDTVVVANLAVVTKQLDELRAQEARLVAERDGADVITFSDELLRRRDAEPQVASGLSGQRALFAARRASLEGRKSQLREQISQTEEQITGLEVQRDAKAESIALIEDQLADYRQLFEKGLLPKSQITALKRARADLSGARGGFISQIAQAREMISERRIQIIQLDEQFREQVLTELQTVRSKIAQLQEQQIAARDRLRRIDIRAPQSGIVHQLAIHTVGGVIGAGETLMFVVPGSDVLIAEAQVRPIDVDQVHAGQSAIIRLSSFDQRTTPELKARVMTLSPDLSRDEATGVSYYTARLVIEDGELEKLEGKRLVPGMPVEMFIETGMRSVLSYLIKPLSDQIAHVFRES, via the coding sequence ATGGATAGAGGCCCCAGCGATCGTGTCGCCGCCTCGTTGCGGCGCAATTTGCTCGTCGGCGGCGTCCTTGTGGTGCTGTTGCTGGGCGGCGTCGGCGGCTGGGCCGCAACCGCCCGGATCGGCGGCGCGGTGATCGCCTCGGGCTCCGTGGTCGTGCAATCCAACGCCAAGCGCGTGCAGCATCAGGAAGGCGGCATTGTCGGCGAGATTCTGGTCGAGGCCGGGGATTCGGTGGAAGCGGGCGATCTTCTGGTGCGGCTTGACGATACCGTGGTGGTCGCCAATCTGGCGGTGGTCACCAAGCAGCTCGACGAATTGCGCGCCCAGGAGGCGCGGCTTGTCGCCGAGCGCGACGGGGCCGATGTCATCACCTTCTCCGACGAACTGCTGCGGCGGCGCGACGCGGAACCGCAGGTGGCCTCGGGCCTCTCGGGCCAGCGGGCGTTGTTCGCGGCGCGCCGCGCAAGCCTCGAGGGGCGCAAGTCGCAGCTGCGCGAGCAGATCTCGCAGACCGAGGAGCAGATCACCGGGCTCGAGGTGCAGCGCGACGCCAAGGCGGAAAGCATTGCGCTGATCGAGGATCAACTGGCTGATTACCGGCAGTTGTTCGAAAAGGGCTTGCTGCCGAAATCGCAGATCACGGCGCTGAAGCGCGCCCGCGCCGATCTGTCGGGCGCCCGCGGCGGTTTCATTTCGCAGATCGCCCAGGCGCGGGAGATGATCAGCGAGCGGCGCATTCAGATCATTCAGTTGGACGAGCAGTTTCGCGAGCAGGTGCTGACGGAGTTGCAGACCGTGCGCTCGAAGATCGCGCAACTGCAGGAGCAGCAGATCGCGGCCCGCGACCGGTTGCGCCGCATCGATATCCGCGCGCCGCAATCCGGCATTGTGCATCAGCTTGCCATCCACACCGTCGGCGGCGTGATCGGCGCGGGCGAGACCCTGATGTTCGTGGTGCCGGGATCGGATGTGCTGATCGCCGAAGCGCAGGTGCGGCCCATCGATGTCGATCAGGTGCACGCCGGCCAAAGCGCCATCATCCGGCTGTCGAGCTTCGATCAGCGCACGACGCCCGAGCTCAAGGCCCGCGTGATGACCCTGTCGCCCGATCTCAGCCGGGACGAGGCGACCGGCGTGAGCTATTACACCGCGCGGCTGGTCATCGAGGACGGGGAACTCGAAAAGCTCGAGGGCAAGCGGCTGGTGCCGGGAATGCCCGTGGAGATGTTCATCGAGACCGGAATGCGCTCCGTGCTGTCGTATCTCATCAAGCCCTTGAGCGACCAGATCGCCCATGTTTTCCGGGAGAGCTAG
- a CDS encoding type I secretion system permease/ATPase: MPWMPVYLAIIFIFHPLLGWLAVGGSLIIATLVLLNELSVRAPMGELAQLSARRTDAVAAAKRNAEVVSAMGMLKALTGRWEADNLVYQSVQQRAADRASTFGTAIKAFRFMLQSAVLGLGAWLAIRQEVSPGIMIAASIITARALAPVEQAVANWRGFVGARQARGRLTRVFEASAATEPETVLPPPSRTLVVERLATAAPGEHAALVQGVTFRLQAGDGLGIIGPSGSGKTCLLRALVGVWPPVRGSIRLDGAEYSQWERTAIGRSIGYLPQDVELFDGSIADNIARFDPDRSSESVLEAARLAGVHDLVKALPEGFDTMIGEGGARLSAGQRQRVGLARALYRAPFLLALDEPNSNLDGEGEAALSAAVQTMRAKGSIVIVVAHRASAIAAVDKLLYIKEGQQVAFGPKDAVLAKINQLAGQAAPSGPGPTRPGGGGPLKVVKTDG; this comes from the coding sequence ATGCCGTGGATGCCGGTCTATCTGGCGATCATCTTCATCTTTCATCCGCTGCTCGGCTGGCTGGCGGTCGGCGGCAGCCTGATCATCGCGACGCTGGTCCTCCTCAACGAGCTGTCCGTGCGCGCGCCGATGGGAGAGCTGGCGCAACTCTCCGCCCGGCGAACCGACGCCGTCGCCGCCGCCAAGCGCAACGCCGAGGTCGTCTCCGCCATGGGCATGCTCAAGGCGCTCACCGGCCGCTGGGAGGCGGACAATCTTGTCTACCAGAGCGTGCAGCAGCGCGCCGCCGACCGGGCGTCGACATTCGGCACCGCCATCAAGGCGTTTCGCTTCATGCTGCAGTCCGCCGTTCTCGGTCTCGGCGCCTGGCTGGCGATCCGTCAGGAGGTCTCGCCGGGCATCATGATCGCGGCTTCCATCATCACCGCGCGGGCGCTGGCGCCGGTGGAACAGGCCGTTGCGAATTGGCGCGGCTTCGTCGGCGCGCGGCAGGCGCGCGGACGCCTGACGCGGGTTTTCGAGGCCAGTGCGGCGACCGAACCCGAGACCGTTCTGCCGCCGCCATCGCGCACGCTGGTTGTCGAAAGACTGGCGACGGCCGCGCCCGGCGAACACGCGGCGCTGGTGCAGGGCGTCACTTTCCGGCTTCAGGCGGGGGATGGCCTGGGCATCATCGGCCCGTCAGGCTCCGGCAAGACCTGTCTGCTGCGCGCGCTCGTCGGCGTCTGGCCGCCCGTGCGCGGCTCAATCCGCCTCGACGGCGCGGAATACAGCCAGTGGGAGCGCACGGCGATCGGCCGCAGCATCGGTTATCTGCCGCAGGACGTGGAACTGTTTGACGGCAGCATCGCCGACAACATCGCGCGGTTCGATCCTGACCGGTCGTCCGAGAGCGTGCTCGAGGCCGCGCGTCTCGCGGGCGTGCATGATCTTGTCAAGGCGCTGCCCGAGGGCTTCGACACGATGATCGGAGAGGGCGGCGCGCGCCTGTCCGCCGGCCAGCGTCAGCGCGTCGGGCTCGCCCGCGCGCTCTACCGCGCGCCGTTTTTGCTGGCGCTCGATGAGCCGAATTCCAATCTCGATGGCGAGGGGGAGGCGGCGCTTTCAGCCGCGGTCCAGACCATGCGCGCGAAGGGCAGCATTGTCATCGTCGTCGCGCATCGCGCCAGCGCCATCGCCGCGGTGGACAAGCTGCTCTACATCAAGGAGGGACAGCAGGTGGCGTTCGGTCCCAAGGATGCCGTCCTGGCGAAGATCAATCAGCTCGCGGGCCAGGCCGCTCCGTCCGGCCCGGGTCCGACCCGTCCCGGCGGCGGCGGCCCGTTGAAAGTGGTCAAGACCGATGGATAG
- a CDS encoding MarR family winged helix-turn-helix transcriptional regulator, with the protein MTAFDLAHFLPYRLSVLAARVSADFAAVYARRFDLSVPEWRVLAHLAQGGDVSVREIHARVDMDKSKVSRAAQRLELRGLVSKAAHPRDKRLVSLSLTDAGQALMAEIAPLALGFEAALLEKLPPAERAALVHAIDILVKPA; encoded by the coding sequence ATGACGGCGTTCGATCTGGCACATTTCCTTCCCTATCGCCTGTCGGTTCTGGCCGCCAGGGTCAGCGCCGATTTCGCGGCCGTCTACGCCAGGCGCTTCGATCTCAGCGTGCCGGAATGGCGGGTTCTGGCGCATCTCGCGCAGGGCGGCGATGTCAGCGTGCGCGAAATCCACGCCCGTGTGGACATGGACAAGTCCAAGGTGTCGCGCGCCGCACAGCGGCTGGAACTGCGCGGTCTGGTCTCCAAGGCCGCGCATCCGCGTGACAAGCGGCTGGTCTCCCTGTCCCTGACCGATGCCGGTCAGGCCCTGATGGCGGAGATCGCGCCGCTGGCGCTGGGCTTCGAGGCGGCGTTGCTGGAGAAACTGCCGCCCGCCGAGCGCGCGGCGCTCGTGCACGCCATCGATATCCTCGTCAAGCCGGCCTAG
- the hmgA gene encoding homogentisate 1,2-dioxygenase: protein MPGFGNDFESEALPGALPRGQNSPQKCNYGLYAEQLSGTPFTAPTAENERSWCYRIRPSVKHVGRFQRLDLPHWKSAPCIDDHIQSLGQYRWDPIPVPDEPLTFLTGMRTMTTAGDVNTQVGMAVHAYLATADMVDEYFYSADSELLIVPQEGRIGIDTELGRMQVEPLEIAIVPRGMVFRVRVLDGTARGFVCENYGAKFTTPGRGPIGANCLANPRDFKTPIAWYEDRETPSRVIVKWCGQFHETHIGHSPLDVVAWHGNYAPCKYDLRTFSPVGAILFDHPDPSIFTVLTAPSGVEGTANIDFVIFPERWMTAEHTFRPPWYHKNIMSEFMGNVYGVYDAKPEGFVPGGMSLHNMMLPHGPDDVAFEKASNEEMKPVKLTNTMSFMFETRFPQHLTHFAAHEAPLQSDYVDCWKGLEKKFDGTPGEK from the coding sequence ATGCCCGGATTCGGCAATGATTTCGAATCGGAAGCCCTGCCCGGCGCCCTGCCGCGCGGCCAGAACAGCCCGCAGAAGTGCAATTACGGACTGTATGCCGAGCAGCTCTCCGGCACGCCCTTCACCGCGCCGACCGCGGAAAACGAGCGCTCCTGGTGCTATCGCATCCGCCCGTCGGTCAAACACGTCGGCCGGTTCCAGCGCCTCGACCTCCCTCACTGGAAATCCGCGCCCTGCATCGACGACCATATCCAGAGTCTCGGCCAGTACCGTTGGGACCCGATTCCGGTGCCGGATGAGCCGCTGACGTTTCTCACCGGCATGCGCACGATGACGACCGCCGGCGACGTGAACACCCAGGTCGGCATGGCCGTGCACGCTTATCTCGCCACCGCCGACATGGTGGACGAGTATTTCTATTCCGCCGACAGCGAGCTCCTGATCGTGCCGCAGGAGGGGCGCATCGGCATCGACACCGAGCTCGGCCGCATGCAGGTGGAGCCGCTGGAAATCGCCATCGTGCCGCGCGGCATGGTGTTTCGCGTGCGCGTGCTCGACGGCACGGCGCGCGGCTTCGTCTGCGAGAATTATGGCGCCAAATTCACCACGCCGGGCCGCGGGCCGATCGGCGCCAACTGCCTCGCCAATCCGCGCGACTTCAAGACGCCGATCGCCTGGTACGAGGACCGCGAGACGCCGAGCCGCGTGATCGTCAAGTGGTGCGGCCAGTTCCACGAGACCCACATCGGCCATTCGCCGCTCGACGTGGTCGCCTGGCACGGCAACTACGCACCGTGCAAATACGACCTGCGCACCTTCAGCCCCGTCGGCGCGATCCTGTTCGACCATCCCGATCCGTCGATCTTCACCGTGCTCACCGCCCCTTCGGGCGTGGAAGGCACCGCCAACATCGACTTCGTGATCTTTCCCGAGCGCTGGATGACGGCCGAGCACACGTTCCGCCCGCCGTGGTACCACAAGAACATCATGTCGGAGTTCATGGGCAACGTGTACGGCGTCTATGACGCAAAGCCAGAAGGTTTCGTGCCGGGCGGCATGAGCCTGCACAACATGATGCTGCCGCACGGCCCCGACGACGTGGCTTTCGAGAAGGCGTCAAACGAGGAGATGAAGCCGGTGAAGCTCACCAACACGATGTCCTTCATGTTCGAGACGCGCTTTCCCCAGCATCTGACGCATTTCGCCGCCCACGAGGCGCCGCTGCAGTCCGACTACGTGGATTGCTGGAAGGGTCTGGAGAAGAAGTTCGACGGCACCCCGGGCGAGAAATGA